ATTGTGGATGGTTACCAATTGCCTGCCGTCCCGCCTAATCCAGTTCTCAGAGCTCAATTAGAACAGTTCTCAATAAAAGAATTAGCCCATCAACTAAAACAACTTGATCCCACCACAAAAGTAGATTTACAGAATAAGCGCAGAGTAATCCGTGCCCTGGAAATTATTAAAAACCGGTCGGGGAAACCAATCCTAAATCAACCAGTAAAGTTGAATTATGAATTCTTCCACATTGGCATCACTCGACCGCGGCCGGAAATTAAACAACGCATCGTGAATAAAATTACCGAAATGTACAAACAAGGGCTCGTGAAAGAAACTAAAAAATTACTGGCCAAAGGCTATGATTTTACCAAGCCGGCTTTTTCGGCTCTTGGCTATAAACATATCCTGGGTTACTTGCAACATAAAATTACCTTGCATGAAGCATTAGATCGCATGCGGCAGGATACCCAAAGATATGCTAAACGGCAAATGACTTGGTTTAAACGCGATCCTCGCATCCATTGGATCAAAGATTATACCGAAGCTGAAACTCTGATTCGAAATTTTCTTAGATAAAATTCTACTTGCGATCCACTGAATTATCAGATATAATGCAAAACCTAAACAAAAAAACAGGAGTGTACATTAAAAATGGTTAGCACAAAAGAAGACGAAAAAACATTCGCCGAAATGACAGCCAATGAGTTGGAAGAAAACACTTACCTTCTCAAAAACAAAGCTAGAAGGGGAGAAATCAGCCCCGAGGAAGCGAAAAAACTTATCAGGCAATTGGGAGAAGTAGCTGATGACCCAAATAAAGGTTATCTAGTAAGACAAACTGCAGCAGGAACACTCAGGGCACTGGGTATCATCTGTCTCCCTGTTTCGGGTGGTTCGGAATGAACCAACTTTCTCCGGATAAATTTTAACCCCTGCTTAGGCCCCAGGGGTTTTTTTTACATAAATCCCCTTCTCTAAGTTAGATTTGACTTTAAAAAGATCGCCCAAAGTCCGCCAAGCATCTCGGCCAGCACGCACTTTACTGGCGCTATCGTTAGACCAATCTATTCCCACTTCTTTAAATGAATATTTAAGATACCGGGCAATGGCTAAGGCTTCGAAATCAAACCCAAACCTATCAATCGTCACTCGGCTAAAAATCTCTTTAGCGGGTTGGTTTTGGAATAACTTGAACCCGCACTGGGTGTCATATATACCTGGCAACAAGACCACCCGAATTAAACGATTACTCAGGCGGCTTAACCAAACTCGATACCACGCTTGCGGCATTAGAATTTTGGCCCCCGGGCAATAACGAGAACCAAACACCACCTCGTATCGACCAATGTGGGGTAATAGTTTCTCAATTTGGGTAATGGGAGTAGAATTATCCGCATCGGAAAACAGAACATACTGTCCCCGAGCAGACAATATCCCTTGCCGGACCACTGCCCCCTTGCCCTGATTCGTTGAATTAGAAAGCAATTTTAACTCTGGCCAATCTCTGGCAATATCACTCACTGTCTTGTTGGTATTATCAGTACTGCCATCATTTACCACTAACACTTCGTAAATATATGCCTGCTGTTCCAAAAATTTCCGCAGCCCAGTGAGAGTTTCACTGACCCGCTTTTCCTCATTGTAAGCCGGAACCACTACTGATAAAAAAATTGATGCATTCATTTAGTGGCGACAAAGAAAATATTAGTAACAGTGGGATAAATTTTTATTTGGCTAAAACTTGTGCTCAATAAATCATTCAGTTCATTAACCGACATCTCGTTATGAAAAGGTTCT
Above is a window of Patescibacteria group bacterium DNA encoding:
- the miaA gene encoding tRNA (adenosine(37)-N6)-dimethylallyltransferase MiaA; this encodes MVISKQGKAIVIVGPTSSGKTDLSLQLAKKFNGVVISADSRQIYKDMDIATAKTTRDQQQNITHYMIDILSPDEDFNLAHYQNTVNNLLCSISENNSKRSQPVIPFIVGGTGLYIKSIVDGYQLPAVPPNPVLRAQLEQFSIKELAHQLKQLDPTTKVDLQNKRRVIRALEIIKNRSGKPILNQPVKLNYEFFHIGITRPRPEIKQRIVNKITEMYKQGLVKETKKLLAKGYDFTKPAFSALGYKHILGYLQHKITLHEALDRMRQDTQRYAKRQMTWFKRDPRIHWIKDYTEAETLIRNFLR
- a CDS encoding dolichyl-phosphate beta-glucosyltransferase, translated to MNASIFLSVVVPAYNEEKRVSETLTGLRKFLEQQAYIYEVLVVNDGSTDNTNKTVSDIARDWPELKLLSNSTNQGKGAVVRQGILSARGQYVLFSDADNSTPITQIEKLLPHIGRYEVVFGSRYCPGAKILMPQAWYRVWLSRLSNRLIRVVLLPGIYDTQCGFKLFQNQPAKEIFSRVTIDRFGFDFEALAIARYLKYSFKEVGIDWSNDSASKVRAGRDAWRTLGDLFKVKSNLEKGIYVKKTPGA